tgtaatactaatcaggaataaaatttttgttacttataaatgtaaatgtaatacttttaagggaaaatacaatacttttacatttcgatttaaaagtattatattttcccacaaaagtattatatttgcctttataagtaaggagcacttgtcaacattacttattatgaaaaatgtattactttttctattataagtaccaaaaattgtattcttgattagtgttatatttgagcacataagtataacatttgcacatataagtatggcatttgcatggtgctttgactgacccgacggtctcacacaagtttgaCCATTAAAGTAATTAGAACTAAATAACCTtttataaaaatcaaagaaactAAATATTACAATGTACTactattaaaattactaattgtgaTAAAAGTTGACCTCTTTTAACTTTATCTTAAATTAAGTGATTCCCATATTTGCTAATTTCATCGATTCGTGAGTTTGACTTTGAAGAATATGACTGCgggatttgattttgattttgatctaTAGGGTCGTTTTCAAGATCCATACGCGCAGGCTGTGTATATAAAAGTGTATAGCTAGCAGTCCAGCTAGGAGCTAGCTAGAAACGAGAGTTAATTTTTGAAATGGTGTCTTTTTTGCAAACGAAATGGTGTCTTAACTATAGAGAAATTCTATTGATTgttttttggtttaattaagtcctttaaatttaaaaattttaatcaattcgGTTTTTTGTTTGTCTAGTCATCAGACATCCGTTTATTCatgatcaaattggtaattttattatagtcaaaggaccacgTTAATAAGAAAGAAGCACCACATCAGGCAATAATTGatgccatgtcatcatagtaactAGAAACAAATGTGAAAAATGTAAGacgaaaaaaaaatgctaagtgaatcaaaatatatgttatgaaagATCATGGTGTGACATAAACAATTTGATATAGTTCATGGTACGGTATGGGTAAGCTAATTgtatttgttttcaaattttatggttTATTTGTAAAGAACAAAATATTTTGGTACAAGAAAGATCCCATAATTAGGACTTTTAATGTATTGGAAGGAAATTTGTATCCTTGGCAACGTCAACACGGCGCAGTAGTTGGTTTTTTCCTTCTTTCTATGATTGTACATACGCTAGGAAGTCAAATTAGGCCACAGAACTCTACAAGTCTACAATTCTTCGTCTTTGGTGCGCCAGTTGGTTCTACGTTAGGAAAATAGTATAATTATGGCTCACTTATATACTAATACCTAAGCGAAACATATTGTGTTCAAATGGGATGTACTAACTTTCTCAtgtgggaggtcatgagatcgagccctCAATGAAGGCGGGGGTGCCCTCAATGAAGGCGGGGGTTGGTTGAGAAactatgtatgaacagatacattacaatgtaatagagtcggtACTACTCaaataaaatatactaatacCTTAAATTTTAATGTAGTATACCTTTTTAAAAAGGTAATACCCAatttggtctctcgactattaagATTTTACCATTTTTATCCTCAACTATtaaagttgctcaatttagttcttaactatgtaatttttacctaaaatggtcTCTCAATACCCATTTTTAAagcaaaataattatacttatagTTATTAAATGAAGTCAACAAGTCAAAGCTAGCTTCTAAAATTTGATCTAGGATAAAATTACGAAATTACCCTTTTCTCACCCTAAGGGGTCGTTCGGTTCACGGAATGTCAGATTACCTTAAGGAATCTTAGAttgctgggaatgttagattactggGAATGTTGgattcctgtgtttggttaaaTATGAGATATGTAATATAAAACTGTTTGGTTGAAGGGTtgttttttatgttattatggttattttactttattgccCTTAATATTTTTCATACATTTCAATAAATGAagtcaaaaattattttattttttcatgcattttaatATGTATTATTCTTAACCTCTAATAAGGCATtagttcttttgtttttgtaaatAATGATCTCCAAATAAGGTACAATACAGAGATGATAACAACTCAACAATATCGTGtaaatgatacggagtattaagaTAGCAATATGTTTCTCTATATTGCAATTGTCCTGCACTACCGTCATACTCTATTCCTTGTAAGTTAAATTATTCAGAATTCTTGTGTTATATGGACTAAGGTTTCttgcatataatataattggtgATGGTAGGGTGGGcaaaaattgtaaaattccATGGGAATCTTACATTACCTAAGGAAATGGGTGGCAtcacattccctccaaatttAAGAAAAAGCTTATGTGAAGGTTATATAATATTCCATGGGAAAGTTAGATAACTTCAACCAAACATAGGAATCTTCTATAACTAGCCAAATATAACATTTGTTATCCTAGATAAcccgaaccaaacgccccctaaagGTTAAGAAATCACTTGGGTTGGATAAAGTCTTCATTTGAAAGAAGAGATAAGGAGATTGGCTAGAGAGAAGGGAAAGAAAAAGTCTTGAAGCTTTGATCTCCATCCTCTTCAAGCTTAGGTCTCAAGTAATTTTTGTAGTATTCAAGGTAAGTTTGACCTCCATATTTCACTCTTTTTGAGTTGGGTTTATCATTGGAGCCCTAAGAGTgatgctttgaaaatattagggTTTTGACAAGGAGTATTTGGGTGAGCTAAATAGCTAAGATTTGGATGTTTTAGGTAAGTGGTTAACtcttctctccttattttgcaAAACCCATAACTTATTTGGAATCTCTACCAATTGGAATACCCATTTTAGGGTTAGTTTGAGTTAACAATATGTTGGGCTTTTGATATAGTATGACTCAAGCTATTTATGATTGTTAAAGTGTGAGTTCACTATTATGCGATTTATGAGTTATTAGcattaatttttaagtatatgTTTGAAGAAGtgctatgatatgtttttggaCTATTAAACTTGATTATAGATATCTTTGGGCATGCCTAAGTATGGATTTTGTGAATAGGTGAACATGACCTTTTGGACTTTAATTGTAAGTGTGATTTGTACTAAGGGGTTTTGCTATAAGAGAGGATCAAGTAAGTTATTTGGCAATCATTAGTTTATGAAGTCAGATTTGTTTTGCCAAGTTATGAGCTATACGGATTTCATATTACTTTTGGATATGCACTTTGTTATGTGGTGTATGTTAAGGAAACGATTTTTGCTACAATGGGCTATTTGATTATAGGAATTATTTGGAATGTTTGACCAAACTCATGAGGCAACCtacaatttgttatttgttttgtttggcttggaacgttcctaaatgctcattccgaatcgtcgagcaTGACTCATTTCGAATCGTCAagtctttacttttgaattatttgttggaacGTTCCATCCggctcattccgaatcgtcgagtcttttTTAGATCATTATACCGATAATGGCATATGCCACAAGGTATGATGGTGGGTGTAGATTGCCAATGTGTCATGGGTTAAAGAATGATTTGAGCtttgaaagtattgtgttatgaaataatgttgATGCCCGTGTAGCTAAAGCTAAAGTTGCTATTTTGAAGAACCTGTGTATGGTATGATGGAATTATATGACTTCGATACAGTTTGAAGATCGTGATTTGCACCTATTAAATTACTATAAagcttattgttttttttaggtTACTTGATCCGGGGTTGAGAAGAGTATCACTTACTGGGCATTAgctcattaattttatttcctcATGTTTCAGAGTAGTTAAGGAGTACAGCTGTGTTTAACACGAGCACAAGTGGTGGGGTCTTGAAGGTGGCTTTTGAAACTTGGATGCTTAGTCCTAGTATTGGAGCTTATCATAGATTTTTGCTTGTGTTGGATAATACCTTTGACCCTTTGTATTTTTGATAACCTATTATGCATGGTTTTTGGTGCTTGTGATGTATTTTAGACATACTACTCTtgattgtgaatatttaatagTGGTGAATTGATGAGTTTTTGGGAAGAACTAGTTCTTTACATATTGCCATTTTGGGTTGTGGAACTATTATGCATTCAAGTGTTGTTTTAAAGGTTATAAGAAGTAGGTATGGTTAGGCTTCGTATTGTTGCAGGTTTTCATGTAACGGTACGGCCAGGTCATGTCCTAGAAGTGGGGCGTGACATTTCACAACTTTGGTTTTCGACTACCAAATTTGCTCAATTTAGCccctaactatgcaatttttacctaaaattgTCCCTccactattaggatttcaccactttggtcctcgattATTACCAAAGTTGTTCAATTTAGCCCCAACTATGCTAATGTTAACCTAAAATGTAAGTTTAGTGTAGATTTGGGGACCTTTTCGGAGAGTCGAGGACCAAGGTGGTAAAATcctaatagtcaaggaccaaagtgAATGATGGGATTATTATCTGGGCATCGTGAACATACGATGATCGATCACCAAACCGTAGTGCTCGGTTGAACCGAACCCCGAGTCAACCGGTCTATCCGATCTACTTTCTCGACCTTCACCACCGTACCAGCTAGCACCTCATGGGAGCTTACTTGGGTTGATCGCCCTGATCTTCTTGCCTTGGAACTCTCTTACCGCTTTGACCCATAATCACATGGCACTTGGGTAAAAGGTAGAGGGCCTACGTCTAGCCCTGTGCATGGCCACCACGAAGCGTCCATGCCGTATGACCGGCACCTATCCCCTAACACTCTATATATACCGCATTTAATGTTAGGATGAGGACTTTTGGCTGTTTTCTCTCATAAATAGCTAAGTAGCCCGAGAACCTCTAACTCACTGTCATGTTTACCGGGTTCACACCTAGAGTATAACGTCCCTATACTCGATTCATAAGTAATAAAGCATATTTGGTCGTATTCTACTACGTGATCGCGTATTTACTTTataagtggtgaaatcctaatagtcgatgGATCATTTAAGGTAAAAATTATATTGCGTAGTTAGGGACTAAATTTAACAACTTTAGTAGTCGAGGACCAAGTGttaaaatcctaatagtcgatagactattttaggtaaaaattgcacAGTTAGAGACTAAAATGGGCAACTTTAATAGTCGACGACTAAAGTGGttaaatcctaatagtcgagggaccaaattgagtattaactctttcttaaaagagtttttttcccaaaatggtccctcgactattgctcattctcaattttacatttcgactttcaattgcaccaaatgtggtccctcgactttcaaaaaacTCACCCAAATCAGTCCTCCATTAGGTATTCTGTTTACTCAACgctaaaatggagggcattttggGTCGTTCACCTATTTTGTGCCTCATACACTCATCAAATGTCTTTTTAacgacaaaattaaaattcgtcGCTAAGTTTTTGCTATTCCGTTGCTAAATACTACActaaataaacaattttttttgtagtgatcAATACCATTGCAAACTATTGGCTATCAGTGCACCTAGTAACTAAAGTTGTCGAAACAGGCCGGCGGAGCGGGGCCCATCAAAGCCCGCCATATGGCGGGGgggggctaaaaagcccgccaaaatatTGGCCTAAGAGAGGCCGGCCCGCCCAGCCCCGCCTTAAGCCTGTGGGCCTTGGCGTGGGCCCGttgaattttaaatattttaaatttaaataaaaattaatataaataaagtaataagaGTATACTAACATAATTTGGATAATTAAAACATGTAataatgcatttgtaattttttaaacacaatacaGAGTAAGAACTAATAGATAATCATTTATACAATGTACTAATATTAAaaacttgattatatatatatatatatataatttcaggtgcggccgtgctctcccgtgcggccgtgcggtcacacaccactcaatgttaagaaacacaccacaatgttaagaaacacaccacagtgcatatttgtttggtatgtttcttaacattgagtggtgtattttgtaacattgagtggtgtgaaccgcacggccgcatggccgcacgggagagcacggccgcacctgatcatgactatatatatatatatatatatatatatatatatattagtatttagtatttgaATATACTCAACTAGTTTACAGTTTACAATTTacttaatatactaaaatatacaatataataaactGTAAACTGTAAActagtttagtatataaatatatttacttatttagtaAACTGTAATCTGTAGGTTAGTATATTCAATTACTaaatcctttatatatatatatatatactattgttagtaatataatcaagttGACAAGacatatttaatgttataaatttactaTTGTAGCATTTATctattttaataaaagaaattttttaatacatttggTGGCCCCCGCAGGCCCGCCAAGCCCGCGGGTTAggcggggcgggctaaaaagcccgtcaAAATACGGGTCCAAAATATCAAAGCCCGTCCCGCCCTTTTCGCGTGGCGGGACGGGTTAAGCCCATTTTGACGGCTCTACTAGTAACCGCTAGCACGAATGCAATGATCTGTATTGCCATCACCACTTTAAGGAAGTGGCCAGCAGGAATTATGGTTTTCATTGGCCACTAGCACGACCGGACTAGGCTATTGCAAACTGCCAATAGCTATAGGGTAGTTTGAACCATCATCACCACTTTGAGCAAGCAGCCAACGAGGCACCAAATTAAATAACTGTTAGTGCGAGCGGAATAGTCTGGACCATCATCACCACTTTGAGCAAGTGGCCACGGATATACCAAATATCTGCACCGACTGCACGCACCAGCAAGGTAATTTGGATTACCTTTACAACATTGAGCAATTAGCTAGTCTGAACTAGCATTATGGCCTTTACTGGATACTAGTACAATCGGACTAGTTGTTGCAAAAAGGAAACTCCCTATCCCTTGACTTTTAGCGAAATGTTAAGTGTGATATTAAGTAACAATCAATTGTAGCATTAAATAGGACAGGCTGTTAAAATATGATgataaataaatgaattgagCTTAATTAAAACtgagttaaaagttaaaaccatTAAACGAGAAGAGAGAGCGGAGTGAAATGCCAGCTTGATAATCAGGTCTTCTTCTAGATACAGCTTTAAGGTGGTCGTCGTTTTCTCACTAGCTGCCAATTTTATTGAGTTTGACTTGgaaaccaacaaattaaaagaggAATGAATTTACCagattataagttttatttgtttttggcgtaattattattaaaaaacagttaaaatattaattttaaatcagCATATTTTGGTGAAGAGGAGTCACAAGCGGATTCCACATTCGAGAAGCTCAGCTCAACACGCCAAGACTAAGGggagtgtattcaatcatgactttcatagaagtttaaagacttttatgaactttaaaagtttggagacGGACACACTTATGGAGACGGACGCACCGCCATGGAAGGCACAGATGCGGCCTACTGCACCGCCTCCGATGGTGTGGTTGCTCAAGCCAAAAAGTTATTAACAAAGTAAAACACTCGTTTTAGTTGTTTAGCTTGGTTAAACATTTAAAGTTGGTCATACAATTCAAACTTTGATTGATATGTCATTTTCCAAACATCCATATGCTTCTCTtctcatatatttattttttaaaaaaacattaaaaataaattagaaaatcatTATTGGGCAAATTGTGTTGTGGATCattacgatgtttatttttagtgtattaaatatttacttttgtaattatgaacaaattctgcattgtaacaaagtcagtagtactcaaaaaaatatttacttttaatatattaaaatttcatttttaggtaatacttaaaaatatgaattcaataaataaaaataacattcaatgaccaaaaattgatattcaaaaatactaaaattaaatattacatcaGTGATCCAccgtataataattattatttttgtgattGGAAGTGTGTAATCAAACATCCGGAATTGGGTCGCAATCGAATAGCTTAGTTTTGATGCAATGTAGGCCAAAAGGAGGTGCCAAACTGCGCATATCGATTGTTTGCAGCCAATGCTTGCTTGGAAAGCGTACTCAAACTTTCAATTCCCTAACGCAAAActcagtcgttatactgtgtaCCAAGGTCCATAGTACATTGTGGACTATGGATCATagttgatactgcaattgtgttgaattgatactgacgttgtgttaaacggatactacagttgtgttgaaaaggaactgcagttgcacggaacagaggccatgTCATATTGACGTTGTGTTaaacggatactacagttgtgttgaaaaagaactgcagttgcacggaacagaggccatgTCATTCAtctgaaactgtagttgtgttgaactgatactgcaattgtgttgaacaaATATTGCAATTgtattgaaaggatactgcagttgtgttaaacggatGAACGGTTTATGTTCCGTGcaactgtaatttcatttcaacccaactgcagtatcttttcaacacaactgcactatctgTTTAACACAATTTTAATATCAGCCATaatcatggttcacaatgcattgtcgaccatggtccacaatataaatttGCGCGCAAAACTCTTGATAAATGCTAATTGAGATAGATATCTTCCAATGCAACTTCTTAATCTTGGCCCCAAATTATGCTACTTTCactatatttcaaaaaaaaaatgcaaactttcactattaaaataaaaacatcatGTTCGGTATTTAAATTAGAtatcattaaaaacaaaataccatGGTCGAGTTTGTGAAGCAAACCAAAGTAGTTTGCTATTTTATTGTCCAAACAAATAAACGAATCAATAAATTACAATAACACCCTCTATATAATACTACTAGCTTATAGTTTCACGTTGTACAGTGgtacatatactttttctcttttctttttgttttttttatgtttttaaaatcTCGAGAATTCTAAACCAAAGTGGAACAAGAAGTGGTGGATGGATCATACAAAGCAGGGAGCAAGTACTTTCTCCCGTTTGTACCATGCGCATTGTAGCTTGCACCAGTAGTCGGGTCGGTCAACAAATCTCCGGCGTAACCCGGGTAAGCTCCCTTGCCGTAAATCCCGGGGCaagccgatgcagcttccagcGGCGCGCCGGCTTCACCCTGGTAATACCCGTTTCCAAACGGGTTCGTGGCGGTTCCGGCTAAGAGGCTAGCCAAGTTGATGACCATCCCGTCCAAGCCGACGTCGTTGTTGGGCGCAATGAGGGCCGGGCTTTGCGGGCCGTAAACGGGCTGGTGGAAAGGCCAGGCGCAGTAGCCCGGGCACTGAGTCTCCGAGTTCCCAACCCAGATATAGGCAAACTTGTAATTCTTCCCCTTCACGGGGGCAGTTTTGGAAAAAGAGGACCCGTGGGTCCCACACCGGTTAACGCAGAACCCATCGACGGTAACATCCGATGCGGTGAGGACGACGTTGATAGCGTTTTTCCCCTCGCCCTTTCCGGCCAGGTCAACGATCTGTT
This portion of the Ipomoea triloba cultivar NCNSP0323 chromosome 5, ASM357664v1 genome encodes:
- the LOC116018809 gene encoding protein EXORDIUM-like, coding for MASKLVIMSLLVISFFNVCFASRKLASLVKDEPGQLLQYHKGPLLAGKISVNLIWYGKFKPAQRAIISDFVSSLSAAPKPHPSVSAWWKITEKYYHLASSKNRLSLYLNRQVLDESYSLGKSLTQKQIVDLAGKGEGKNAINVVLTASDVTVDGFCVNRCGTHGSSFSKTAPVKGKNYKFAYIWVGNSETQCPGYCAWPFHQPVYGPQSPALIAPNNDVGLDGMVINLASLLAGTATNPFGNGYYQGEAGAPLEAASACPGIYGKGAYPGYAGDLLTDPTTGASYNAHGTNGRKYLLPALYDPSTTSCSTLV